In one Nicotiana tomentosiformis chromosome 6, ASM39032v3, whole genome shotgun sequence genomic region, the following are encoded:
- the LOC104101485 gene encoding EIN3-binding F-box protein 2-like, with product MPTLVNYSGDDEFYSGGPFCSAEVYCPPRKRVRISGPFVVEDRSKDPSLEILPDECLFEILRRLPGGRERSAAACVSKRWLMLLSSVRNSEICRSKSQNNLSSVEEVNGDSNDTTMIYKDEDLEVECDGYLTRCVEGKKATDVRLAAIAVGTSSRGGLGKLSVRGSNSVRGITNVGLSAIAHGCPSLRVLSLWNVPSIGDEGLFEIARECNSLEKLDLSQCPSISNKGLVAIAENCLSLTSLTIESCASIGNEGLQAIGRCCTKLQSLTIKDCPLVGDQGVASLLSSGATMLTKVKLHGLNITDFSLAVIGHYGKMIANLNLSSLRNVSQKGFWVMGNAKGLQSLVSLTITLCKGATDVGLEAVGNGCPNLKHMCIRKCCFVSDGGLVAFAKASGSFESLHLEECNRITQTGILNTVSNCRKLKSLSLVKCMGIKDLALQTSLRLPCESLRSLSIRSCPGFGSTSLAMVGKLCPKLHQLDLSGLCGITDAGLLPLLESCEAGLVKVNLSDCLNLTDQVVLSLARLHGETLELLNLDGCRKVTDESLMAIADNCPLLNDLDVSTCAITDSGVAGLSCGVQVNLQVLSLSGCSMVSNKSVPYLKKLGENLLGLNLQHCSVSCSAVELLVEDLWRCDILS from the coding sequence GTGATGATGAGTTCTATTCTGGTGGACCATTTTGTTCTGCTGAAGTTTACTGCCCTCCTAGGAAGAGGGTGCGCATTAGTGGCCCATTTGTTGTTGAAGATCGGTCAAAGGATCCATCTCTCGAAATTCTTCCTGATGAATGCCTATTTGAGATCCTCAGACGATTGCCAGGAGGCCGTGAAAGGAGTGCAGCAGCTTGTGTTTCTAAGCGTTGGCTTATGCTGTTGAGTAGCGTGCGGAACTCCGAAATTTGCAGGAGCAAGAGCCAGAACAATCTGTCAAGTGTAGAGGAAGTAAATGGGGATTCAAATGACACGACAATGATCTATAAAGATGAAGATCTTGAAGTAGAATGTGATGGATACCTTACTAGGTGTGTGGAAGGGAAGAAAGCTACTGATGTTAGACTTGCTGCGATTGCAGTTGGAACTTCTAGCCGTGGGGGACTAGGAAAGCTTTCTGTCCGCGGGAGTAACTCAGTTCGTGGTATTACTAATGTTGGTCTATCCGCAATTGCACATGGTTGCCCTTCTCTTAGGGTCCTATCGTTGTGGAATGTTCCTTCTATTGGAGATGAAGGTCTCTTTGAGATTGCAAGGGAATGCAATTCATTAGAAAAGTTGGATCTAAGCCAATGCCCTTCAATTTCCAACAAGGGACTTGTTGCAATAGCAGAGAATTGCCTGAGCTTGACTTCTTTGACAATTGAATCTTGTGCGAGTATCGGAAATGAGGGATTACAAGCTATTGGAAGATGTTGCACCAAATTACAGTCTCTTACCATTAAGGACTGCCCTCTTGTTGGGGATCAGGGAGTCGCTAGTCTTCTGTCATCAGGTGCTACAATGTTGACAAAAGTGAAACTACATGGTCTAAACATCACGGATTTCTCGCTTGCTGTTATTGGTCACTATGGCAAGATGATTGCCAATCTTAATCTTAGTTCACTCCGAAATGTGAGTCAGaagggattttgggtcatggGTAATGCTAAGGGTCTCCAGTCTCTGGTTTCTTTGACGATCACCTTATGCAAGGGAGCCACGGATGTTGGTCTTGAAGCAGTAGGAAATGGATGCCCAAATCTAAAGCATATGTGCATTCGCAAGTGTTGCTTTGTTTCTGACGGTGGACTGGTGGCTTTTGCCAAAGCTTCTGGATCTTTTGAGAGCTTACACTTGGAGGAATGCAACAGGATTACCCAAACGGGTATCCTTAATACAGTTTCAAACTGCAGGAAATTAAAATCCCTTTCCCTAGTGAAATGCATGGGAATCAAGGATCTAGCTCTACAAACTTCCTTGCGGTTGCCATGTGAATCTCTTCGGTCCTTGTCTATCCGAAGCTGTCCAGGATTCGGGAGTACTAGCTTAGCTATGGTCGGTAAGCTCTGCCCCAAGCTGCATCAATTAGATCTCAGTGGGCTTTGTGGAATAACGGATGCTGGTCTTCTCCCGCTGTTGGAGAGCTGTGAAGCAGGACTTGTTAAAGTGAATCTTAGCGACTGCCTGAACTTGACAGATCAAGTGGTACTCTCATTGGCTAGGCTACATGGTGAGACCCTGGAATTGCTGAATCTTGATGGATGCAGGAAGGTTACCGACGAAAGTTTGATGGCAATTGCGGATAATTGCCCATTACTTAATGATCTCGATGTTTCTACGTGTGCAATAACTGATTCTGGTGTTGCTGGTTTATCCTGTGGAGTGCAAGTGAATTTGCAGGTCCTTTCCTTATCAGGTTGCTCGATGGTGTCAAACAAGAGCGTTCCTTATCTTAAGAAGTTGGGGGAGAATCTACTTGGTTTGAATCTTCAACATTGCTCCGTTAGTTGCAGCGCAGTTGAGCTTCTTGTGGAGGATTTGTGGAGATGTGATATTCTCTCCTAA